The following are encoded in a window of Syntrophus gentianae genomic DNA:
- a CDS encoding polysaccharide pyruvyl transferase family protein: MADIKAKGRNYNIESCPIILDGRLQSAMKKLKILIIEAYTDANVGSGALVENTVNILRKRYANADIRVMAHYPDSFRELCQIHAVEDVFQYPFGKGRFVQVVWLCRTLIWMSIIFAQTIFFPQGKILLFKGKVREFLWADVVVSVGAERINDKFIKNICFSLYTYEIVKRLGRPMVLFPCTIGPFLFKSTQWLAATVLRHLDLIYTRDNLSFKTTCGLKGVGKKKVVNTSDVAIFQPQADRNRALNLIGAKDDEYIVGISVMRWSYVANSVDTAYSNYESYVREMAFFADNLVERYGVTVIFYPTNFPVRGCREDDVTTAREIQLRMRYKDRTRIIEKLPRPSDLKGMLACSEINITTRMHACILSTGAYVPTISINYLFKLREYMHSLGLGDFSIDIEQFNADWALKAFNLLWDKRSYWRGKIREGVRIKQEQLSTSMEQFDALLQTRQNIF, translated from the coding sequence TTGGCAGACATCAAGGCTAAGGGGAGAAATTACAATATTGAAAGCTGCCCAATTATACTTGATGGTCGGTTGCAATCGGCCATGAAAAAGCTGAAGATATTGATAATTGAGGCCTATACAGATGCGAATGTTGGATCGGGTGCCCTTGTTGAGAATACAGTAAATATTCTCAGAAAAAGATATGCTAATGCGGATATCCGAGTCATGGCTCATTATCCGGATTCATTTCGAGAACTTTGCCAGATTCATGCAGTTGAAGATGTGTTTCAGTACCCATTCGGCAAGGGACGTTTTGTACAGGTAGTTTGGCTATGCAGAACCCTGATCTGGATGTCGATTATCTTCGCTCAAACGATCTTTTTCCCGCAGGGCAAGATTTTGCTATTCAAGGGAAAGGTGAGAGAATTTTTATGGGCGGACGTTGTGGTTAGCGTTGGGGCAGAACGTATCAATGACAAATTTATTAAGAACATTTGTTTCTCACTTTACACTTACGAAATAGTGAAGCGTCTCGGACGTCCAATGGTGCTCTTCCCTTGCACAATCGGACCCTTTCTGTTCAAGTCAACCCAATGGCTTGCGGCAACAGTGTTAAGGCATTTGGATTTGATTTACACAAGAGACAATCTTTCCTTCAAGACGACATGTGGATTGAAAGGTGTAGGTAAGAAAAAGGTGGTCAATACATCAGATGTGGCCATATTCCAGCCGCAAGCAGATCGAAACCGTGCATTGAATTTGATAGGTGCGAAAGATGATGAATATATAGTTGGCATTTCCGTTATGCGATGGTCTTATGTCGCAAACAGTGTTGATACAGCGTATAGCAACTATGAATCATATGTTAGAGAGATGGCTTTTTTCGCAGATAATCTTGTGGAGCGTTATGGCGTGACGGTCATTTTCTATCCTACGAATTTCCCTGTGCGAGGTTGCCGGGAAGACGATGTAACGACCGCACGGGAAATCCAATTGAGAATGCGGTACAAAGATCGGACTCGCATCATAGAAAAGTTACCGAGACCTTCTGATCTTAAGGGGATGCTTGCTTGCTCAGAGATCAACATAACAACACGGATGCATGCCTGCATATTGTCAACAGGGGCCTATGTTCCAACCATCTCTATTAATTATCTTTTTAAACTGCGAGAATACATGCATTCTTTGGGATTAGGAGATTTTTCAATCGATATTGAACAGTTCAACGCTGATTGGGCACTGAAAGCCTTCAATCTGTTATGGGATAAACGATCTTATTGGAGGGGCAAAATTCGTGAAGGCGTTAGAATAAAGCAAGAACAACTGTCCACATCAATGGAACAATTTGATGCTCTTCTGCAAACAAGACAAAATATATTTTAG
- a CDS encoding Coenzyme F420 hydrogenase/dehydrogenase, beta subunit C-terminal domain, whose protein sequence is MTDADSYPWAMGGYISQESCNAQVSNSKYLPVPVCENLRQLSPGNLLVVGTPCQLLAMEAFYRSTKVRLIKICILCKQQKTFNFSRFMAKRLGVTDYKSVPIQYRGDGWPGKIAIGTKKMCWEEAAALPYSKRLWSVPGCFFCTHPLGSNADLTLADPWKIMNTKQSGMTMILIRTEAGEKLLDLSCKEIALQSIDSDRAKLSVDWQGIQAKQKRTKYYLSKSLGGGTRLKFKVGDFQRASYEWLLLSLKLPELALKVLNRMPYWG, encoded by the coding sequence ATGACCGATGCTGATTCATATCCATGGGCTATGGGAGGATACATATCACAGGAATCCTGTAACGCGCAAGTTTCCAACTCGAAATACTTGCCTGTTCCCGTCTGTGAAAACCTAAGACAACTCTCCCCAGGCAATCTACTGGTGGTGGGAACGCCTTGCCAATTGCTGGCTATGGAAGCCTTTTACCGTTCAACTAAAGTCAGGTTAATCAAGATTTGCATCCTCTGCAAGCAACAAAAAACCTTCAATTTCAGCCGGTTTATGGCAAAGCGTTTGGGTGTTACTGATTACAAGAGTGTTCCAATACAATATCGTGGGGATGGCTGGCCGGGAAAAATTGCAATAGGGACGAAAAAAATGTGCTGGGAGGAAGCTGCAGCTCTGCCGTATAGTAAGCGACTTTGGTCTGTCCCTGGTTGTTTTTTCTGCACCCATCCTTTAGGTTCTAATGCTGACCTGACCTTGGCAGATCCCTGGAAAATAATGAATACCAAACAAAGTGGCATGACGATGATTCTTATTAGGACCGAAGCTGGGGAGAAGCTTCTTGATCTTAGCTGCAAGGAGATAGCACTCCAAAGCATTGACTCGGATCGGGCAAAACTATCAGTCGACTGGCAAGGGATACAAGCGAAACAGAAGAGAACGAAATATTATTTGAGTAAATCATTGGGGGGGGGCACACGACTGAAGTTCAAAGTGGGTGATTTCCAGAGAGCTTCATATGAATGGCTTTTATTGTCTCTCAAGCTTCCGGAGCTTGCGTTAAAGGTACTCAACCGTATGCCTTATTGGGGATAA
- a CDS encoding glycosyltransferase family 4 protein, whose protein sequence is MKILFLNNYFYIRGGSERVFFGEMDLMRNHGHEIAEFARRHSLDMPSKYSHFFPQDIVTDKISISWDAVRTVKEIFYSVSARDGLDKLISQFKPAIAHVHNMYGRLTTSVLDVLSQRRIPTLMTLHDYKVVCPSYRFMFENHICEDCKGARYYMAVKNHCHKNSFAASAMVAMESYFNEWFNRYKKNVRYFISPSRFLENKLIEFGWPERQIKFVPNFLDLSEFDPNYSAGDYLLYLGRLSEEKGVATLIKAFTQLKNDKPELVIVGDGPMRKELEEITRNHSRIRFAGYLSGSALREVTQNALAVVVPSVCYENAPISILEALAYGKPVIGANIGGIPEMIQNGVNGYLFESGNCNDLKNALEYMINLPAAEIEKMGMDARRIVERENSSESHYLKLMDIYQEIQA, encoded by the coding sequence ATGAAAATACTTTTTTTAAATAATTATTTTTATATTCGTGGTGGCTCGGAACGGGTATTTTTCGGTGAAATGGACCTTATGAGAAATCATGGGCATGAGATCGCAGAGTTTGCTAGAAGACACTCCCTGGATATGCCATCAAAGTACAGTCATTTTTTCCCACAAGATATTGTAACAGATAAAATCAGTATCTCATGGGACGCGGTCAGGACAGTTAAAGAAATATTCTATTCCGTGAGTGCACGGGATGGTTTAGACAAGTTGATTTCGCAATTCAAGCCAGCGATTGCTCATGTCCATAATATGTATGGACGTTTAACAACCTCCGTCCTGGATGTGCTTTCGCAAAGAAGAATACCAACATTAATGACCCTCCATGACTATAAAGTAGTGTGTCCCAGCTATAGATTCATGTTTGAAAATCATATTTGTGAGGATTGTAAAGGAGCTCGATATTACATGGCAGTAAAAAATCACTGCCACAAGAACAGCTTTGCAGCATCTGCCATGGTTGCCATGGAATCTTATTTTAATGAGTGGTTCAACAGGTACAAAAAAAACGTACGATATTTTATATCTCCAAGCCGCTTTCTCGAGAATAAATTAATTGAATTTGGTTGGCCAGAAAGACAAATTAAGTTCGTTCCCAACTTTTTAGACTTATCTGAATTTGATCCAAATTATAGCGCGGGAGACTATCTTCTCTATCTCGGTCGACTCTCTGAAGAAAAGGGCGTAGCGACTTTGATCAAGGCATTTACACAATTAAAGAATGATAAACCAGAACTAGTGATTGTCGGTGATGGTCCCATGCGAAAAGAATTGGAAGAGATTACGCGGAATCATTCCCGTATAAGATTTGCAGGATATCTGTCCGGCAGCGCCCTTCGTGAAGTAACCCAAAATGCTTTAGCAGTTGTCGTCCCCTCTGTATGTTACGAAAATGCTCCCATCTCAATTCTGGAAGCATTGGCCTATGGCAAGCCCGTAATCGGTGCTAACATTGGTGGAATACCGGAAATGATTCAGAATGGTGTAAACGGTTATTTGTTTGAATCAGGGAATTGCAATGACTTAAAAAATGCTCTGGAGTATATGATAAATTTGCCTGCAGCTGAAATAGAGAAAATGGGCATGGACGCTCGACGGATTGTGGAAAGAGAAAACAGTTCAGAATCTCATTACCTTAAGCTGATGGATATTTATCAAGAAATTCAAGCATGA
- a CDS encoding acyltransferase — MNRIKIKIGALIRKLIVKYYRFLGVVIGNNVFISHACKIDTTYPGSVFIEDNVYITYGAIIIAHDHSVYRHRPFIQDNGRGKVVIKKNAFIGAGAIILRDVTIGENSVVAAGSVVTADVPTNSIVAGNPAKILKFFSPKGTSK, encoded by the coding sequence ATGAATAGAATAAAGATAAAAATAGGAGCACTGATACGTAAGTTGATTGTAAAATATTATCGCTTCCTGGGAGTCGTTATTGGTAATAATGTTTTTATTAGCCATGCATGTAAGATCGACACAACGTATCCTGGCAGTGTCTTTATTGAAGATAACGTTTATATCACCTATGGGGCAATAATCATAGCCCATGATCATTCGGTATATCGCCATAGACCATTTATACAGGATAATGGTCGAGGGAAAGTTGTTATTAAAAAAAATGCCTTTATCGGTGCCGGTGCAATAATACTGAGAGATGTAACGATTGGCGAAAATTCTGTTGTTGCGGCAGGATCCGTTGTAACCGCGGATGTTCCCACGAATAGTATTGTAGCCGGCAATCCTGCAAAAATTTTAAAATTCTTTTCTCCAAAAGGAACATCAAAATAA
- a CDS encoding glycosyltransferase family 4 protein, whose protein sequence is MRIAYIAIKGIPIGGGIEKVTEEVGSRLVKKGHEIVVYSSRDYGTTADCQFKGMEIKTVPSINTKALHKLSICYYATRDVMRNRNVDLVHVHAVGPSVFSIFPRLKGIPTVVQTHGLEWKRDKWGVIGKTFFKLSDYSVVYFPNKATSVSKVQKQYYEEKFGREVVYIPNGVSPVEKLAPRWILEQGIEPNRYILFAARLVEEKGPHFLIQAYRRLDTDMKLVIAGDAAYAEKYKAQLRELAGNDPRILFPGFVTGEPMQELFSNAYLFCLPSTLEGLPVALLEAMNYGNCCVSSDIPENLEAIEDNGYTFHNRDYEDLQRVLHDLLQHPEKVQAKKEAALQHVRRNYSWDRVADQMEELYMSLIKKKST, encoded by the coding sequence ATGCGAATTGCTTACATCGCCATTAAAGGCATACCCATTGGAGGTGGAATCGAAAAGGTCACGGAAGAGGTCGGTTCTCGCCTTGTCAAGAAAGGGCACGAGATTGTCGTATATTCCAGCCGAGATTACGGGACGACTGCAGATTGCCAGTTCAAAGGAATGGAAATTAAGACAGTTCCCTCGATAAATACCAAAGCCCTCCATAAACTATCCATATGCTATTATGCAACGCGCGATGTAATGCGCAACAGGAATGTAGATCTTGTCCATGTTCATGCGGTCGGTCCTTCTGTATTTTCAATCTTTCCTAGGTTGAAAGGCATTCCGACGGTTGTCCAGACGCATGGCCTGGAGTGGAAGCGGGACAAATGGGGGGTTATCGGAAAGACCTTTTTCAAGCTTTCTGACTACAGCGTAGTTTATTTTCCCAACAAGGCCACCTCGGTTTCCAAGGTACAGAAGCAATATTATGAAGAGAAATTTGGTAGAGAGGTCGTTTATATTCCCAATGGCGTCAGTCCCGTTGAAAAGCTTGCACCTCGGTGGATCCTGGAACAGGGGATTGAACCGAACCGTTATATCCTTTTTGCCGCACGGCTGGTGGAAGAAAAAGGACCACACTTCTTGATCCAGGCTTACCGGAGGCTGGACACTGATATGAAGTTGGTGATTGCCGGCGATGCCGCCTATGCAGAAAAGTACAAGGCCCAGCTGAGAGAACTGGCTGGGAATGATCCTCGTATTCTCTTCCCAGGGTTTGTCACTGGTGAACCAATGCAGGAGTTATTCAGCAATGCTTACCTCTTTTGCCTGCCCTCAACTCTCGAAGGGCTACCGGTTGCTCTTCTGGAAGCCATGAACTATGGGAATTGCTGCGTTTCCAGCGATATTCCCGAAAATCTGGAAGCCATTGAGGATAACGGTTACACCTTCCACAACCGCGACTATGAAGACTTGCAGCGAGTCCTGCATGATCTATTGCAACATCCGGAAAAGGTGCAAGCGAAGAAGGAAGCAGCTCTGCAACATGTTCGGCGCAACTATTCCTGGGATAGAGTCGCGGATCAGATGGAAGAACTCTACATGAGTCTCATAAAAAAGAAGTCAACATGA
- a CDS encoding exosortase C-terminal domain/associated protein EpsI, producing the protein MVMNEKNLNNTALCVGILLVFFTCAYWVPLKSMVSTWWHNDDYSYGFFIPLISLYLFWDKRQLLKNLQFHSSWVVFPLLLLFVLISLYGILGSSGNISMPAVPVLIILFSAFCFGIQAFRQLILPLGFLVFMIPVPPVIENHLGVFLKSISSKIGGQIIELFNIPVHVSGNIIDLGFTQLQVVDACSGLRYLFPLIALGVLYAYFFEKIAWKKLVCVAATIPIAILVNALRIGATGILANFWGPSVAEGFFHGASAFVLFAVAFAMLFLIGLILRKLPPKVPEVVKANSMEKMEQASIPAGDGKSAFYVSLLILSVVGWLSWSTGAMPAVKIQGGIQSFPLSIGAWQGQMELVDPEIIEKSGAEEAFSGLYRNPESGDVSLYMGYRSSAFLANENYFHSPTVCLPSSGWIVKETTKHVIPDVPHFGQISVSKMVIENMGARQLVYFWFQTKDKATSDKNINRFHLAMHAIMRDNTYALFIRPITPIRQGESMADAEKRMDQFVREMVGALDKYLEKNIIRTSRQS; encoded by the coding sequence ATGGTGATGAATGAAAAAAACCTCAACAATACTGCACTGTGTGTCGGTATCCTGTTGGTATTCTTTACGTGTGCTTACTGGGTGCCCCTGAAATCGATGGTTTCCACGTGGTGGCATAACGATGATTATTCCTATGGATTTTTCATCCCGCTGATTTCTCTTTATCTGTTCTGGGATAAGCGGCAACTTCTTAAAAATCTTCAGTTCCACAGTTCATGGGTGGTGTTTCCGCTGCTCCTGCTTTTTGTCCTCATTTCCCTGTATGGCATCCTTGGGTCTAGTGGAAACATCTCCATGCCTGCCGTACCTGTTTTGATCATTCTTTTTTCTGCCTTCTGCTTTGGTATTCAAGCTTTCCGGCAATTGATCCTTCCTCTTGGATTTCTTGTATTCATGATTCCCGTACCTCCGGTTATCGAGAACCACTTGGGTGTTTTTCTGAAATCAATCTCTTCGAAAATAGGTGGACAGATCATTGAGCTGTTTAACATTCCCGTGCATGTCAGCGGCAACATCATTGACCTGGGCTTTACTCAATTGCAGGTCGTTGATGCTTGCAGCGGTCTGCGGTATCTTTTCCCCCTGATTGCGCTTGGGGTGCTTTATGCCTATTTCTTCGAGAAGATTGCATGGAAAAAGCTAGTCTGCGTAGCGGCTACAATTCCAATTGCCATTTTAGTAAACGCTTTGCGGATCGGTGCGACTGGTATCCTGGCAAATTTCTGGGGGCCTTCTGTTGCTGAAGGCTTTTTCCATGGCGCTTCTGCGTTTGTCCTCTTTGCCGTGGCTTTTGCCATGCTCTTTCTTATAGGTCTCATTCTGCGCAAATTGCCCCCAAAGGTGCCTGAAGTCGTGAAAGCTAATTCAATGGAAAAGATGGAACAGGCTTCCATTCCGGCAGGTGATGGAAAATCGGCCTTTTATGTGTCTCTGTTGATCCTATCCGTTGTTGGATGGCTTAGTTGGAGCACGGGGGCTATGCCCGCAGTTAAAATTCAGGGGGGGATTCAAAGCTTTCCTTTGTCCATCGGGGCCTGGCAAGGCCAGATGGAGTTGGTCGATCCAGAGATCATTGAAAAATCAGGAGCGGAAGAAGCCTTCAGCGGCCTTTACAGGAATCCGGAAAGCGGCGATGTGTCACTGTATATGGGTTATCGGAGTTCGGCATTCCTTGCTAATGAGAATTATTTTCACAGTCCCACAGTCTGCCTGCCGTCTTCAGGATGGATCGTGAAAGAAACGACAAAACATGTGATTCCTGATGTTCCCCATTTTGGCCAGATTTCAGTCAGCAAGATGGTGATCGAAAATATGGGGGCCCGGCAACTGGTTTATTTCTGGTTCCAGACAAAGGATAAAGCAACCTCTGACAAAAATATCAACCGTTTTCACCTGGCTATGCATGCCATCATGCGGGATAACACCTATGCACTTTTCATTCGGCCGATTACCCCTATTCGTCAAGGTGAATCCATGGCGGATGCAGAAAAACGAATGGACCAGTTTGTACGGGAAATGGTGGGGGCGCTTGATAAATATCTTGAAAAAAATATCATTCGGACATCACGCCAAAGCTGA
- a CDS encoding glycosyltransferase family 4 protein — protein MPILFTFILSLIVTIALIPLLISVAIRAGVYDLPDARKVHSQPVPRIGGVAMALGALVPVLIYNVADTFAWAFLAGAVVIVTFGLLDDLFELNFKIKFAAQIGAALIVVLCGGIRITNLGSLLPDDMVLMEGVGIFLAVVAIVGVTNALNLADGLDGLAGGIALLMLLCIGYLAWIDEDMFIVLLSAALAGSIFGFLRYNTYPAVLFMGDTGSQLLGFSAVCLSLSLTQKNTALSPLLPLLILGWPILDTATVMVQRVAEGRSPFSPDRGHFHHRLMGLGLYHTEAVFVIYVFQSFLVASAYLFRFYSEELLLGIYLVFSGLVLAVFHKVEVSGRVIPRFFMIERVKERLRRLREQGMFIKIAFRSLEGVTFVLLILFALAPADIPLYFSLIAAAGGGVLVGVWFLYQKRTRWFLTFFLYFFIPFLIYLSDVRVGSWMMGMPEELYNLSFLLVAILSFLTLRFTRRKKGFKATPMDYLLIFLTLVLVALPGLREQFGLLGVKMILMFFACEIVLGEVRDKMGMPTLLTIFAFAVVAVRGI, from the coding sequence ATGCCGATACTTTTTACCTTCATTCTGTCTCTGATCGTCACAATAGCACTGATCCCTCTTTTGATTTCGGTAGCCATTAGAGCGGGAGTCTATGATTTGCCTGACGCCCGGAAGGTGCATTCTCAGCCGGTTCCCCGTATCGGAGGAGTGGCCATGGCATTGGGAGCCCTTGTTCCGGTCCTTATTTACAACGTTGCGGATACCTTTGCCTGGGCTTTTCTGGCTGGAGCGGTAGTGATTGTAACTTTTGGCTTGCTTGATGATCTGTTTGAGTTGAACTTTAAAATCAAGTTCGCCGCACAGATTGGCGCGGCTCTGATTGTTGTCCTCTGTGGCGGGATCCGGATAACCAATCTAGGCTCTCTGCTTCCTGATGACATGGTTCTGATGGAAGGGGTTGGTATATTTCTGGCCGTAGTGGCGATTGTTGGCGTCACCAATGCGCTTAATCTGGCTGACGGCCTGGACGGCCTGGCCGGCGGGATTGCTTTGCTGATGCTGCTCTGTATCGGCTATCTCGCCTGGATTGACGAAGATATGTTTATCGTCCTGCTCTCTGCAGCCCTGGCCGGTTCAATCTTCGGCTTTCTCAGGTATAACACTTACCCGGCTGTCCTGTTCATGGGGGATACGGGCAGCCAACTTCTTGGCTTTTCCGCTGTTTGTCTTTCCCTTTCCCTGACCCAGAAAAATACAGCCCTGAGCCCTTTGCTGCCCCTTCTCATCCTCGGCTGGCCCATTTTAGATACGGCAACCGTCATGGTTCAGCGCGTTGCGGAGGGCCGGTCGCCCTTCTCCCCGGATAGAGGGCATTTTCATCACCGCCTCATGGGCCTGGGACTCTATCATACCGAAGCTGTTTTCGTCATTTATGTCTTTCAATCCTTTCTGGTAGCATCAGCTTATCTGTTCCGCTTTTATTCGGAAGAACTTCTGCTCGGCATCTATCTTGTCTTTTCAGGTCTTGTTCTGGCAGTTTTTCATAAAGTTGAAGTTTCCGGCCGAGTTATTCCGCGATTTTTCATGATCGAACGGGTCAAAGAGCGATTGAGGAGGCTGCGGGAACAGGGGATGTTTATTAAGATCGCCTTTCGATCTCTGGAAGGCGTCACCTTTGTTCTTCTGATTCTCTTTGCCCTGGCGCCTGCAGATATTCCCCTCTACTTTTCTCTTATTGCAGCTGCGGGGGGGGGCGTTCTGGTGGGAGTATGGTTTCTTTACCAGAAGAGAACCCGGTGGTTTCTGACCTTTTTTCTTTATTTTTTCATCCCTTTTCTGATCTATCTGAGCGATGTCCGCGTTGGTTCCTGGATGATGGGTATGCCGGAGGAACTTTATAATCTGTCCTTTCTGCTCGTGGCGATTCTGAGTTTTCTGACCCTGCGTTTTACCCGGCGTAAAAAAGGTTTCAAGGCAACGCCAATGGATTATCTGCTCATTTTTCTTACATTGGTGCTTGTAGCACTGCCGGGTCTGAGAGAGCAGTTCGGGCTTTTAGGGGTCAAGATGATCCTGATGTTTTTTGCCTGTGAGATTGTCCTGGGAGAGGTTCGGGACAAAATGGGCATGCCGACCCTGTTGACCATTTTTGCCTTTGCTGTAGTCGCTGTCAGAGGCATATAA
- a CDS encoding tetratricopeptide repeat protein has translation MRRRLISLGVALTLLITLVAACSGPEEKKQKFFNKGKSLYEKGEFVKAGLEFRNAIQIDPKFADAYYMLGMVELKKKDPNPKKAYGAFSKAVELNPKLQDAQIQLGNIYMMARQPDKALEKAETVLKMAPGSEDAQLLKAAALLALKNTPEALALLQEMQQRGVKRPELFLLMASTHLQGNRLPEAQGVLNAGIAANPKSIILYLTLADLYSRDKKIDEAAATLQRVIALEPKNSRYRLNLANLYWYAGKQDRTTALLSELVTSDPGNEEYRLQVGGFYLSKGRLADAERELKAGISAIPKSFKLRFALSDIYFNAGMTDKSMALLKECLTLEKDPGNRYILQTKNALARVHLARQEVKEAAWYVDEVIKESAKDVDAHFTKGNIALVNKNGTGAVAEFRTVTTESPQFILGYIRLAEAHLMNKEYSLASDTLQKALKIRPDSREVMQAMVRLDMAQKNYAKAEETIRQVLKQKPDDPDAGIALGDLYLAQKDYSRAAAAYGDVVKNVPKHPAGYVRLSGLYMAQGQLDRAAGELEKALKLDPRSAPISVSLVQIYMKQKKYNAALTVLENRLRQNPMDALAYSMSGQIYSAQGNERKAEEAYRQAMAVYEKILEKRPDQWIAANDLAFLLTQYGTQPGDLKRAFTLAGKAYEKHPDNPAVLDTLGWIYYKMGDYRHAQEMITKALVKAPSSVMLNYHLGMVLLKTGQVEKGKERLNWAVRSGEEFAGRHEALSILGMR, from the coding sequence TTGAGAAGAAGACTGATTTCCCTGGGAGTGGCGCTAACACTTCTCATTACCCTGGTTGCTGCCTGCAGCGGACCGGAGGAAAAGAAGCAAAAGTTCTTCAACAAGGGCAAGTCGCTCTATGAAAAGGGCGAGTTCGTCAAGGCGGGGTTGGAATTCCGGAACGCGATCCAAATTGATCCCAAGTTTGCCGATGCCTATTACATGCTGGGGATGGTGGAGCTGAAGAAAAAAGATCCAAATCCGAAGAAGGCGTACGGGGCTTTTTCCAAGGCCGTGGAATTGAATCCGAAACTGCAGGATGCCCAAATTCAGCTGGGGAATATCTATATGATGGCCCGCCAGCCGGACAAAGCCCTGGAAAAGGCTGAAACGGTGCTGAAAATGGCGCCTGGCAGTGAAGATGCCCAGTTGCTCAAGGCGGCGGCTCTGCTTGCTTTGAAAAACACTCCAGAGGCACTTGCCCTTCTTCAGGAAATGCAGCAGAGGGGGGTAAAACGTCCGGAGCTCTTTCTTCTGATGGCTTCCACCCATCTCCAGGGAAACAGACTGCCGGAGGCGCAAGGTGTCCTGAACGCGGGGATTGCCGCCAATCCCAAGAGCATCATTCTGTACCTTACCTTGGCGGATCTCTATTCGCGGGATAAAAAAATCGATGAGGCGGCGGCAACCCTGCAGAGGGTGATTGCTCTGGAGCCAAAGAACAGTCGTTACCGATTGAACCTGGCAAACTTATACTGGTATGCGGGCAAGCAGGACAGGACGACGGCACTTCTTTCGGAACTGGTGACGTCTGATCCTGGAAATGAGGAATATAGGCTTCAGGTTGGTGGATTCTACCTTTCCAAGGGGCGTTTAGCCGATGCGGAACGTGAGTTGAAAGCGGGGATATCGGCAATCCCCAAGAGCTTTAAGCTGCGTTTTGCCCTGAGCGATATCTATTTCAATGCCGGCATGACAGATAAGTCCATGGCGCTCCTGAAGGAGTGTCTGACGCTGGAAAAGGACCCCGGGAACCGCTATATCCTTCAGACAAAGAACGCTTTGGCCCGGGTTCATCTGGCCCGGCAGGAGGTCAAAGAGGCAGCCTGGTATGTGGACGAAGTCATCAAGGAAAGCGCAAAGGATGTGGATGCCCACTTCACCAAGGGGAACATCGCCCTGGTCAACAAAAACGGGACGGGTGCGGTTGCCGAGTTTCGCACCGTCACAACCGAAAGTCCCCAGTTTATCCTTGGGTACATCCGGTTGGCGGAAGCCCATTTGATGAATAAGGAGTATAGCCTTGCTTCCGACACCCTGCAGAAGGCCCTGAAGATTCGTCCGGATTCCCGCGAGGTGATGCAGGCGATGGTCCGACTCGATATGGCCCAGAAGAATTATGCGAAGGCGGAGGAAACGATTCGCCAGGTGCTGAAGCAGAAGCCTGATGATCCCGATGCGGGGATTGCCCTGGGCGATCTCTATCTGGCGCAGAAGGACTATTCCCGTGCCGCGGCCGCTTACGGGGATGTGGTCAAGAATGTCCCGAAACATCCCGCCGGGTATGTCCGGCTGAGCGGTCTCTATATGGCTCAGGGGCAGTTGGACCGCGCCGCGGGTGAACTGGAGAAAGCCTTGAAGCTGGATCCCAGGTCGGCACCCATTTCTGTTTCTCTTGTGCAGATTTACATGAAGCAGAAGAAGTACAATGCCGCTCTGACTGTGCTGGAAAACCGACTCCGTCAAAATCCCATGGACGCCCTCGCCTACAGCATGAGTGGGCAGATCTACAGCGCTCAGGGCAACGAACGGAAGGCCGAAGAAGCCTATCGACAGGCTATGGCGGTATATGAGAAAATCCTGGAAAAACGGCCGGATCAGTGGATTGCAGCCAATGACCTGGCCTTTCTGCTCACTCAATACGGAACGCAACCCGGTGATCTGAAACGGGCCTTTACTCTGGCCGGAAAAGCCTATGAGAAGCATCCCGACAATCCGGCGGTTCTGGATACCCTAGGCTGGATTTACTACAAAATGGGCGACTATCGCCATGCCCAGGAAATGATTACGAAAGCCCTTGTTAAGGCGCCATCCAGCGTCATGCTCAATTATCATCTGGGAATGGTTCTACTCAAGACGGGTCAGGTTGAGAAGGGTAAAGAGAGACTGAATTGGGCCGTCCGGAGCGGAGAAGAATTTGCCGGTCGGCACGAGGCCCTGAGTATCCTGGGAATGAGATAA